TTGCCCTTCTTGGTGTCCCTTTGGCCCTGCTCAGCGGCTTGGTGTGTGGCTTGCTCACCTTTGTCCCCACGATTGGGCCTTCAGCCGCGACCCTTGTGCCGATGGGGATTGCCCTGCTGATCTCCCCAACCCTGATGGTGCAGGTGTTGGTCTTGCGACTTGCACTGCAAAACCTAGAAGCTTTTGTCGTAACGCCTGTGCTGCTGAGTCGGACGGTGAATCTCTTGCCAACGGTTGCACTGACCGCCCAGCTCAGCCTGGGAGCCCTGCTCGGGCTGCCAGGCGTACTGCTCGCGTTACCGCTGGTAGTGGTGCTACAAGTGATCATGCAGCAAGTTGTGATCAGGCAGATCATGGATCGCTGGGAGTTATCCCCCGTATTGCCATCCCGTGCCGCTGAGCTCGAGGGCAGCAGCGTCACGGTGGAGAACCGCTGATTTCACTTGGCCAAGAAACACGGTGTGATCACCATGGGCAAGTTCCCCCACGAGCTCACACTCCACGGCACCCAAAGCATCCTTCAGGATCGGTAAACCCAGCTCGCCCGTTGTAAAAGGTGCGGCATCAAACCGACCGCCAACCGCTTGCTGGGGCTTGAAAAACACAGCAGCTAAATCCTTCTGATCAGCTGCCAACACGTTGAGGGAGAAGCGGCGCGTGCGTTGAATCATGCCGTTACTGGTGCTGTCAGCACGTACAGCCATCACCACGAGGGGTGGATCGAACGATCCCTGCGTCACCCAACTCGCGGTGAACCCGTTGACTTGATCCCCTTCTGCAACACCGCAGATGAACAAGCCATGGGGGATTTTTCTAAGGAGGACTTTCTTGGCGTCGAGATCAAGCGACATTGTGTATTCGAGGCGGACTTCCAACTTAGGAGTCAGGGCTCAGACCGACGCACGGGTCGGTAGTGACGCCACATGGAGGGAAGAAGAACGATGACCACCACTGCAAGGAGATGGTGCCGAATCGCAAAAATCAGGCTGGTCAGCGTGAGGTGATCCACCAGAAGCTGAAGCTCCACCCGTAGATCCAACAGAGCAAGAACGCCCAACAGCAGGGGAACCCAGCGTTGGGATGGAGAGCTGGGTGTCATGGCCAAATCACGCACCCGCCGTGCGTTGCCTTGGCCAGATACTGAGAAGGGAAGGGGCCAGGGCGATGCTGGACCAGCTGCCCACAATCACGCCGATCGCAAGCGCCACTGCAAACCAAAACAAGGTGGAACCGCCAAACAAAATTAAACCCAAGAGCGGTAGCAAGGTGGTGCCACTGGTGTAAAGGGTGCGGGTGAGCGTGGCGGACACAGCACGATCCACCTGAGCATCCAGGGGTAGGTCACCATCTTCGCGTTGGCGTTCGCGGATGCGGTCAAACACCACCACGGTGTCATTCACGGAATAGCCAGCGATGGTGAGAAGCGAAACAGCAAACAAACTGTCGACTTCCAAACCACTGATCAGTCCAAGCCAGGCGAAGACACCACACACAATCAACACGTCATGGCCTAAGGCCACGAGTGCCAAAACGGCATAACGTCCGTCGTAGCGAATGCTGATGTAGAGGGCGATACCGGCAAACGCGACCAGCAAAGAGATCAAACTGCTGCGCAGCAACTGACCACCAAGGCTGGGGCCAATCGTGTCAACCGATTGACCACCCACTTCAAAGGGACCCGCAATGGGCTCAAGAACCTCGATCACGGCTTGTCCTTGGAAAGCGCTTAACGCTGGCATGCGCACCACCACCGATTCCCCTCGATCCAGCAACTGAACCCGAGCCGAAGAAAGATTGGGGAGGGTGCCGGAATCTTGATCGCTTCCTTCCGCAGGCAGGGTGAGGCCTTCAAGCTTCTGCTGGATATCGATGGCCTTGATGTCTTGGCAATTGTCTTTGCACAAGCGCTCGAGCTGGATTTTGGTTCCACCTGTGAAATCGAGTCCAGGCCTTAAGGGGGAACGAATCTGAGGATTCGTCCAGCTCAGCACCAAACCCAGCGCGCTGATCAACAACACCATCACAGAGATCAACCAAACCTTGCGCCGTTGTCGACTCAGAGGAAAACGCAAAGGGCGTTCTTGACCAGTTGGAGAGGACACAGCCATGGCTCAAACAGCGGAGGAAGGCAGCTGCCTTGCGGGCAGAAAATTGGTGGGGCGGCGCAGCGATTGATAGCCCATCAAGAAGCGCAAGAGCGTGCGCGTGCAAGTCAGTGCCGTGAACAGGCTGAGCAGAACACCGATTCCAAGCGTTGCCGCAAAGCCTTTCACCAGACCGGTTCCAAGAAAAAACAGCGCAGCGCAACTAATCAGCGTGGTGATGTGACCATCAACGATTGAGGAGAAAGCTTGAGAGAAGCCTGTTTCGATCGATCGGATCAAGGTATTTCCTCGACGTAATTCGTCTTTGATGCGCTCAAAGATCAACACGTTCGCATCCACGGCCATACCAATACTGAGGATGAATCCGGCCGTTCCTGGCAACGTGAGGGTCACTCCGATCAGCTCATAGGCCGCCAGGTTGAACAGGGCGTAAAGACTGAGTGCCAGAACTGCCACGACACCTGCCAGTCGATAAACGAGCAGCATGAAAATGGCGACCAACACCAAACCCGCAAGTGCGGCGATCAGGCTGCGACGCACATTTTCGGCGCCAAGAGTGGGTCCAATCGTGCGCACCTCAAGGATTTCTACCGGCAAAGGGAGGGAGCCTCCGCGAATTTTGACTTCTAGGTCGCGAGCATCTTCTGCGGTGAAGTTTCCAGTAATGACAGCGGAACCACCTGTAATGCCAGCGGCTTTGAACTGCTCACCCACTCCCGCTTCGCTAATTGAGGACCCATCAAGCACGATTCCGAGCAGACGCCCGGTGCCTGCGATTGAGCGGGTGAGCTCTGCAAATTTGTCACCACCCTCTCGATTGAAGTTGAGCGTCACTTCCCAGCTGCTGCCGTTTTGCTGCTGTTGACGCCCAGCAGTGACGAGATCCTTACCGGTGAGTCCCGCCGGCTCGAACCGATCCACAATTTCTTCGTTGGCACGAGCCAGCAGCTGTTCCAGCTGCTCTTGTTCAGAATCAGCAGTTCCTTCAAGACCCAACTCTTTTTGGGCCTTGGCTAACTGCTTAGGGGAGGGGTCATCGTTTTGATCGCCTGAATCAGAGTTGTCCTTGCTTTTGTTCAACTCCAGCACGCTTTCCAATTGAGCTCTTAGCTGCATCAATCCCCGCAATTCCTCATCAGTGCCAGGTTTCTGCGCTCTGAACTCAAGCAACGCTGTACTTCCAAGAACTTCAGCTGCTCTGGTGGGATCAGTTTCTCCGGGAAGTTGTAAAACCAATTGATTGTCTCCAACGGTTTGGAGAGTCGACTCGGCGACACCCAAGCCATTGACGCGGCGATCCAGCACGGCTTTCACGGCTTCCAGCTGCTCGGGTTTCACTTTGGTGATTTCACCGGAGGGCTGCACTTCCAAAGTGAGTTGACTCCCACCACGGAGATCTAACCCAAGCTCTAGAGGAAAACCGGGACTGATAAGAATCGATCCAGCAGCGATGGCCAGAGCGAGGATGAGGGCAAACCACCCCTGTTGACGGGCCATGAATCAGAGCCCCGTGCGCACGATGGCCTGGGCCGTTTCCACGATTTGGTGGGGCTGAATAATTGTCAGATTTTCAAGGTTGCCGTTGTAAGGCGTGGGAATGTCCTGGCTGGATAAGCGAATGGGCCTGGCATCGAGATCGTCGAAGCAATGCTCCGTGATCAGGGCAATCAGTTCAGCTCCGATGCCACCGGTCTTCATGCACTCCTCCACCACGATCACCCGATGGGTCTTACGGATGGAGCGAGCGATCGTTTCCATATCGAAGGGCTTGAGACTGATCAGATCGATCAACTCAGCATTGATGCCATCCGCTTCCAGCTGCTCCACAGCTTTCAAGCAATGGTGGCGCATACGTGAGTAAGTCAGGATCGTGACGTCACTGCCCTCTTTCACCAGATCCGCCTGATCCAAAGCACAGGTGTAATCACCTTCTGGCAATTCTTCTGTGAGGTTGTATAGCAACACATGCTCAAAAAAGAGCACGGGGTTGTTGTCGCGAATCGCAGCTTTCATCAGCCCCTTGGCATTGGTGGGCGTGCTGCAAGCCACGATCTTGATGCCAGGCACGGCATGGAAATAGGCCTCAAGGCGCTGGCTATGTTCAGCTCCCAGTTGGCGGCCCACCCCTCCTGGTCCACGCACCACGGTGGGAATGGTGAAATTTCCCCCACTGGTATAGCGGAGCATCCCCATGTTGTTGGAGATCTGATTGAAGGCCAGCAGCAGGAAGCCCATGTTCATGCCCTCCACGATGGGCCTCAGGCCTGTCATGGCTGCACCGACAGCCATGCCCGTAAAACTGTTTTCAGCAATCGGTGTGTCGAGCACACGCAATTCGCCGTATTTCTCGTAGAGATCCTTTGTGACCTTGTAGGAGCCGCCGTATTGACCGACGTCTTCCCCCATCACGCAAACGTGGGGATCTCGGGCCATCTCCTCGTCGATGGCCTCACGAAGTGCGTTGAAGAGAAGGGTCCCTGCCACGGCGTTGCTGCAATCCCGGCCAAGCCGGCGTGAGTGGCCAAGCTATCTCAGCAACGAAAAAATCAGCCTCCTGCGGCAAACGTTGTGAGCAGGAGCACCGAGAGGAGTAACCCCGGAGAAAGCAGCAGGATCAGCTGACCAAGATCATGGGGAGTCATCACCAATAACCGCCTATGGCAGTTCAGGACAGAGATCTGAGGCTAGACAGCATCGGCTTCTTTGCCTGTAAAAAGACTGCGAAGAAACACAAGAAACAGGCCAATCCCAACAAAGGAAAAG
This portion of the Synechococcus sp. ROS8604 genome encodes:
- a CDS encoding flavin reductase family protein, with protein sequence MSLDLDAKKVLLRKIPHGLFICGVAEGDQVNGFTASWVTQGSFDPPLVVMAVRADSTSNGMIQRTRRFSLNVLAADQKDLAAVFFKPQQAVGGRFDAAPFTTGELGLPILKDALGAVECELVGELAHGDHTVFLGQVKSAVLHRDAAALELSGTGWQYGG
- the secF gene encoding protein translocase subunit SecF, translated to MAVSSPTGQERPLRFPLSRQRRKVWLISVMVLLISALGLVLSWTNPQIRSPLRPGLDFTGGTKIQLERLCKDNCQDIKAIDIQQKLEGLTLPAEGSDQDSGTLPNLSSARVQLLDRGESVVVRMPALSAFQGQAVIEVLEPIAGPFEVGGQSVDTIGPSLGGQLLRSSLISLLVAFAGIALYISIRYDGRYAVLALVALGHDVLIVCGVFAWLGLISGLEVDSLFAVSLLTIAGYSVNDTVVVFDRIRERQREDGDLPLDAQVDRAVSATLTRTLYTSGTTLLPLLGLILFGGSTLFWFAVALAIGVIVGSWSSIALAPSLLSIWPRQRTAGA
- the secD gene encoding protein translocase subunit SecD, whose protein sequence is MARQQGWFALILALAIAAGSILISPGFPLELGLDLRGGSQLTLEVQPSGEITKVKPEQLEAVKAVLDRRVNGLGVAESTLQTVGDNQLVLQLPGETDPTRAAEVLGSTALLEFRAQKPGTDEELRGLMQLRAQLESVLELNKSKDNSDSGDQNDDPSPKQLAKAQKELGLEGTADSEQEQLEQLLARANEEIVDRFEPAGLTGKDLVTAGRQQQQNGSSWEVTLNFNREGGDKFAELTRSIAGTGRLLGIVLDGSSISEAGVGEQFKAAGITGGSAVITGNFTAEDARDLEVKIRGGSLPLPVEILEVRTIGPTLGAENVRRSLIAALAGLVLVAIFMLLVYRLAGVVAVLALSLYALFNLAAYELIGVTLTLPGTAGFILSIGMAVDANVLIFERIKDELRRGNTLIRSIETGFSQAFSSIVDGHITTLISCAALFFLGTGLVKGFAATLGIGVLLSLFTALTCTRTLLRFLMGYQSLRRPTNFLPARQLPSSAV
- a CDS encoding pyruvate dehydrogenase complex E1 component subunit beta — encoded protein: MAGTLLFNALREAIDEEMARDPHVCVMGEDVGQYGGSYKVTKDLYEKYGELRVLDTPIAENSFTGMAVGAAMTGLRPIVEGMNMGFLLLAFNQISNNMGMLRYTSGGNFTIPTVVRGPGGVGRQLGAEHSQRLEAYFHAVPGIKIVACSTPTNAKGLMKAAIRDNNPVLFFEHVLLYNLTEELPEGDYTCALDQADLVKEGSDVTILTYSRMRHHCLKAVEQLEADGINAELIDLISLKPFDMETIARSIRKTHRVIVVEECMKTGGIGAELIALITEHCFDDLDARPIRLSSQDIPTPYNGNLENLTIIQPHQIVETAQAIVRTGL